In Candidatus Epulonipiscium viviparus, one DNA window encodes the following:
- a CDS encoding DUF6145 family protein — protein MEKKIAMALNAADKKLFFEPYFDDMPQGLKQELKEEVAKLTDKVKGIMLVSFTENGNVLLEHQDAFPDEINVDYAINEFLNRQKQLLKSLKIWYLMYKTREGKLAREVLLKPNRPVR, from the coding sequence ATGGAAAAGAAAATTGCAATGGCTCTTAATGCAGCAGATAAAAAATTATTTTTTGAACCATATTTTGATGATATGCCTCAAGGGCTTAAACAGGAGCTTAAAGAAGAAGTTGCTAAGCTTACCGACAAAGTTAAGGGAATTATGCTAGTATCATTTACCGAGAATGGCAATGTATTACTTGAGCATCAGGATGCATTTCCAGACGAAATTAATGTCGACTATGCTATCAACGAATTTTTAAACAGACAAAAGCAGTTGCTCAAATCGCTTAAAATTTGGTATTTGATGTATAAAACGCGTGAAGGTAAGCTTGCGCGTGAAGTTTTGCTTAAACCTAATAGACCTGTACGATAA
- a CDS encoding N-acetylmuramoyl-L-alanine amidase family protein, whose amino-acid sequence MEKISGIVVHYVNNPGSTAENNRDYFNSLTERYASSHYIVGLQGEIILCVPEEEVAYHAGNRNVNYSHIGIEVCHPDTFGKFSDITYNSLIDLTKQLCRKYKLNPQTDVIRHYDVTEKLCPAYYVHNQEAWDKFIDDITFVKIGEFSS is encoded by the coding sequence ATGGAAAAAATTTCTGGTATTGTAGTTCACTATGTAAATAATCCAGGTTCAACAGCAGAAAATAATAGAGATTACTTTAATAGCCTAACCGAACGATACGCCAGCAGTCACTATATTGTGGGTTTGCAAGGCGAAATTATTCTCTGTGTTCCAGAAGAAGAAGTTGCCTATCACGCAGGAAATCGCAATGTCAATTATTCGCATATAGGAATAGAAGTATGTCACCCGGATACCTTTGGAAAATTTAGTGATATAACGTATAATTCACTAATTGACCTTACAAAGCAGCTATGTAGAAAGTATAAGCTCAATCCGCAAACAGATGTGATAAGGCATTATGATGTGACAGAAAAGCTATGCCCAGCATATTATGTGCATAATCAAGAGGCATGGGACAAGTTTATAGATGACATCACTTTTGTTAAAATAGGTGAGTTTAGCAGTTAA
- a CDS encoding class I SAM-dependent methyltransferase: MRKLEKLLSENILIAGVYSNPRKKNIAGKLTIRPIVIQNRALFQVEALRDNKAYHQNLDEAELLEFMLETCRDYKQIQLYTAANDFTILVNKKGDLAIKRSDATKKVEMNKLHNKEKNYILNPNTSAEFFISLGIMDENGRVKPSKYDKFKQINKYIEIVANVIDELKLDFYRIVDFGCGKSYLTFALYHFLTQIRKKEVEIIGLDLKADVIEFCDQLAKKLNYDNLKFQVGDIGKYTSDKAIDIVISLHACNTATDFAIDKGIRWKAKAILAVPCCHHEAYTQIENAQLNGILKHGILKEKIASLVTDGLRATLLEAFSYKVAVIEFIDSSHTPKNILIKAILLDAGFNSKVFEEYQQIADMLGLNLTLAKLIDK, translated from the coding sequence ATGAGAAAATTAGAAAAATTACTATCAGAAAATATATTAATAGCAGGAGTATATAGTAATCCTCGCAAAAAAAATATCGCTGGAAAGCTAACAATCCGCCCAATTGTAATACAAAACAGAGCCTTGTTTCAAGTAGAAGCGCTTAGAGATAATAAGGCATATCATCAAAATCTTGATGAAGCAGAATTATTGGAATTTATGCTAGAAACTTGTCGAGATTATAAACAAATTCAGCTATATACTGCTGCTAACGATTTTACAATTTTGGTGAACAAGAAGGGTGATCTGGCTATAAAGCGTTCTGATGCAACAAAGAAGGTGGAAATGAATAAATTGCATAATAAGGAGAAAAACTATATCTTGAACCCAAATACCTCAGCTGAATTTTTTATTAGTCTAGGAATAATGGACGAAAACGGCAGGGTAAAGCCTTCAAAATATGATAAGTTTAAGCAAATTAATAAGTATATAGAGATTGTTGCGAATGTAATTGATGAGCTGAAGTTGGATTTTTATAGAATTGTGGACTTTGGATGCGGTAAGAGTTACCTGACTTTTGCATTATATCACTTTTTAACTCAGATTAGAAAAAAGGAAGTTGAAATTATAGGATTGGATTTGAAAGCAGATGTAATTGAATTTTGTGATCAGCTGGCCAAAAAACTTAATTATGATAATTTGAAGTTTCAAGTAGGAGATATCGGAAAGTACACAAGTGATAAAGCAATCGACATTGTAATATCGCTTCACGCTTGTAATACTGCAACAGATTTTGCAATAGATAAAGGAATTAGATGGAAAGCAAAAGCAATTTTAGCCGTACCTTGTTGTCATCATGAAGCATATACACAAATTGAAAATGCGCAGCTTAATGGAATTTTAAAACATGGAATTTTAAAGGAAAAAATTGCCTCTCTTGTAACAGATGGATTGCGAGCAACATTGCTGGAGGCATTTTCATATAAAGTTGCTGTTATAGAATTTATTGATTCGAGCCACACGCCAAAAAATATTTTAATCAAAGCAATATTGCTGGATGCGGGATTTAATTCAAAAGTTTTTGAGGAGTACCAACAGATTGCAGATATGCTAGGTCTGAATCTAACATTAGCAAAATTAATAGACAAATAA
- a CDS encoding ABC transporter substrate-binding protein, translating to MKLLKKIGLLSAIIFALTACSDTETATAPATTTAPATTTAPVTATAPVTATAPVTATATATAPAEELVRDLGGLVVRIGSWSASSEPEEKANAQEEALWAYRHEMMAKHNFSVEEIAVGKWDTTLEAMSTSTLTGDPSAEVFRVFSSYVPMAISNNLCYDVSTLDEFDFSDPKWDNIVEDVTARGDSIYGFSLAQDPAIGLFFNKRLFQEAGLEPDLLYDLQASGEWTWEKMEELLPILTRDINNDGIDDVHAINFNMGNAVKIILLSNNAMLVDMEEDGTFVNATMRPEAIEAFEWIDYVSDLPYDAIPHWDGLNDFFITAQVAMFPADKATVSAFLEMEDDYGFVAFPKGPRANNYSFSSNASSWLIPSSFTAEEAADIAFVMDIWTNEAPGYDGPDDWMMSEYKFFRDERAVEETLALAREEGVLKYDYRSSMSGINTNSLISPIIYNQMTVMEALESIQGPYNADIAKANGKY from the coding sequence TTGAAACTTTTAAAAAAAATCGGTCTATTATCGGCAATTATCTTCGCTTTAACTGCATGTTCAGACACTGAAACAGCAACAGCTCCTGCAACTACAACTGCTCCTGCAACTACAACGGCTCCTGTAACGGCAACGGCTCCTGTAACGGCAACGGCTCCTGTAACGGCAACGGCTACGGCAACTGCTCCTGCAGAAGAACTTGTTAGAGATCTGGGTGGATTGGTTGTTCGAATCGGATCTTGGAGCGCTTCTTCTGAACCTGAAGAAAAAGCCAATGCTCAAGAGGAGGCATTGTGGGCGTATCGCCACGAGATGATGGCAAAACATAATTTTTCTGTTGAGGAGATTGCTGTTGGCAAATGGGACACTACTCTCGAAGCTATGTCTACTTCTACATTAACTGGCGATCCTTCTGCAGAAGTATTCCGTGTATTTTCTAGCTATGTGCCTATGGCGATTTCCAATAATTTATGCTATGACGTTTCCACGCTTGACGAATTTGATTTTAGCGACCCCAAGTGGGATAATATAGTGGAAGATGTGACTGCTCGCGGCGATAGCATTTATGGATTTTCGCTAGCTCAGGATCCTGCAATTGGACTTTTCTTTAACAAACGATTATTTCAAGAGGCAGGACTCGAACCAGATTTGCTATATGACCTTCAGGCGAGTGGCGAATGGACTTGGGAAAAGATGGAGGAGCTTTTGCCGATACTAACTCGAGATATTAACAATGATGGAATTGATGATGTTCATGCTATAAACTTTAATATGGGTAATGCAGTGAAAATTATTTTGCTCTCAAATAATGCGATGTTGGTTGATATGGAAGAAGATGGAACATTCGTGAATGCTACAATGCGCCCGGAGGCTATAGAAGCGTTCGAATGGATAGATTATGTATCGGATTTGCCTTATGACGCGATTCCGCACTGGGACGGATTGAACGACTTCTTTATTACAGCGCAAGTCGCTATGTTTCCTGCAGACAAAGCCACAGTTAGCGCATTTTTAGAGATGGAGGACGATTATGGGTTTGTTGCTTTTCCCAAAGGACCTCGGGCAAACAATTACTCATTTTCGTCTAACGCATCGAGCTGGTTGATCCCAAGTTCTTTTACAGCAGAAGAAGCTGCCGACATTGCATTTGTAATGGATATTTGGACTAATGAAGCGCCGGGATATGATGGTCCAGATGATTGGATGATGTCTGAATATAAATTTTTTAGAGATGAGCGAGCAGTAGAGGAGACTCTAGCTCTTGCGCGAGAAGAGGGAGTTTTGAAATATGATTATAGGTCTTCTATGAGTGGAATTAATACTAACAGCCTTATCAGCCCGATTATCTACAACCAAATGACTGTTATGGAGGCGCTCGAAAGTATTCAGGGGCCTTATAATGCCGATATTGCGAAGGCCAACGGAAAATACTAA
- a CDS encoding energy-coupling factor ABC transporter ATP-binding protein, with product MNILDIKNVHFRYTPEEEILKGLTLSLDAKPTAIIGQNGAGKTTFVKLLKGLLRPTSGKIIFDEKDIATVSVASIAKDIGMIFQNPNDQIFKNTVLEEVMFGPLQLKMNKKHAKIVSEKALIMVGLMGVADVNPYDLNLSDRKLISIASIIAMNPKVVIFDEPTIAQDHLGKRLIENIIKTLSAQGKLVISILHDMDFVAQCFERVIVFSKGEVILDGPTREVFEQKEILESVYLEQPHIVKLGNAVKVGKILLNVEEFADEIRSKINYK from the coding sequence ATGAATATTTTAGACATTAAAAATGTACACTTTAGATATACGCCAGAAGAAGAAATATTAAAAGGATTAACACTAAGTTTGGATGCCAAGCCCACAGCAATAATTGGGCAAAATGGTGCCGGAAAAACAACATTTGTCAAGTTATTAAAGGGATTGCTGCGACCAACATCAGGCAAAATCATTTTTGACGAAAAAGATATAGCGACAGTTTCTGTGGCTTCCATTGCAAAAGATATTGGAATGATATTTCAAAATCCTAACGATCAAATTTTTAAAAATACGGTATTGGAAGAGGTTATGTTTGGACCGCTACAATTAAAAATGAACAAAAAACATGCAAAGATAGTATCAGAAAAAGCACTAATAATGGTGGGATTAATGGGAGTGGCAGATGTAAATCCCTATGATCTAAACTTATCAGATAGAAAATTGATTTCGATAGCATCGATCATTGCAATGAATCCAAAAGTAGTTATTTTTGATGAGCCAACTATTGCGCAAGATCATTTGGGTAAAAGACTGATCGAAAATATAATAAAGACACTATCGGCACAAGGGAAGCTAGTCATATCAATTTTGCATGATATGGATTTTGTGGCACAATGCTTTGAACGCGTCATTGTATTTTCAAAAGGTGAGGTTATATTAGATGGACCAACGCGTGAAGTTTTTGAGCAAAAGGAAATTTTAGAAAGCGTTTATCTAGAGCAACCGCATATTGTAAAGTTAGGTAATGCAGTAAAAGTAGGTAAAATTTTATTAAACGTAGAAGAATTTGCAGATGAAATTAGATCTAAAATAAATTATAAATAG
- a CDS encoding energy-coupling factor ABC transporter ATP-binding protein, whose protein sequence is MSIITIKNLKYRYPSTKVNALNNINLEINKGEFIGIIGKNGAGKSTLAQAITGIIPNLYKGLYAGEVTVCGMKVTETEMDALVKKVGLIFQNPFNQMTGVKDTVYEEIAFGLENFGIPPEEMKVKIDKSLNLLGMTEYKNRNLFDLSGGQMQRVAIASVITMEPEIIILDEPTSQLDPQGSDDVFRAIKTLSEKGVTIIFVTHKLEKIAQYSDKIILLEDGELMAIDTPEKVFSRNKLENIPLYTKIGKRLNVKTKEYYPITLEQAKECCYEYFRH, encoded by the coding sequence ATGAGTATTATAACAATAAAAAATCTAAAATATCGATATCCCAGTACAAAAGTAAATGCTTTAAATAATATCAATTTAGAGATTAATAAAGGGGAATTTATTGGAATTATTGGAAAAAATGGGGCAGGTAAAAGCACATTAGCCCAAGCTATAACAGGAATTATACCTAATTTGTATAAGGGGTTATATGCTGGAGAAGTGACAGTGTGCGGAATGAAAGTGACAGAAACTGAAATGGATGCGTTAGTTAAAAAAGTTGGCTTGATATTTCAAAATCCATTTAATCAAATGACTGGGGTAAAAGATACAGTATATGAAGAAATTGCTTTTGGACTCGAAAATTTTGGAATTCCGCCTGAAGAAATGAAGGTCAAAATTGATAAAAGTTTGAACCTACTGGGAATGACAGAATATAAAAATCGAAATTTATTTGATCTTTCTGGAGGACAAATGCAACGCGTGGCAATCGCCAGTGTCATCACTATGGAGCCCGAGATAATTATATTAGATGAGCCAACATCTCAGCTGGATCCGCAAGGAAGCGATGATGTATTTAGAGCCATAAAAACTCTTAGCGAAAAAGGAGTTACAATTATTTTTGTTACGCACAAGCTAGAAAAGATTGCACAATATAGCGATAAAATTATTTTGCTAGAAGATGGAGAGCTCATGGCTATAGATACTCCAGAAAAGGTATTTAGTAGAAATAAGCTAGAAAATATACCTCTATATACAAAAATTGGTAAGCGATTGAATGTAAAAACTAAAGAATACTATCCCATTACATTGGAACAAGCAAAGGAGTGTTGCTATGAATATTTTAGACATTAA
- a CDS encoding energy-coupling factor transporter transmembrane component T family protein: MKSINLYENKNSFLNGLTPGVKALYILTAMSIPAILDFNLLKIDFILISIALLLTSGVLKKTYPMIIVSGLIMVTVVLVQGLFGIKNVTPVWTVGPLVFYQEGLITALEIILNILNIIFSVSVLILTTKPSDIADALISKGMSPKLGYIFTSLFMLIPQMSSRIGVISDAQRSRGMEVEGNLFIRIKAFLPLISPVIMSSFTDIRERTIALEVRGFSSKTKKTFLNEFVPSKANKSVFIALILVMASAIIYRICKIF, translated from the coding sequence ATGAAAAGTATTAATTTATATGAAAATAAAAATTCATTTCTAAATGGACTCACTCCTGGAGTAAAAGCACTATACATATTAACGGCAATGTCAATACCAGCAATATTAGACTTTAATTTGCTAAAAATTGATTTTATTCTTATAAGTATAGCGCTCTTGTTGACTTCAGGAGTATTAAAAAAAACTTATCCAATGATTATAGTTTCGGGCTTGATAATGGTAACAGTAGTTCTTGTACAAGGTTTATTTGGGATAAAAAATGTAACACCAGTTTGGACCGTTGGACCACTAGTATTTTATCAAGAAGGATTAATAACTGCGTTAGAAATAATATTGAACATTTTAAACATTATTTTTAGTGTAAGTGTATTAATTTTGACAACTAAGCCTTCAGATATTGCAGATGCATTAATTTCAAAAGGGATGTCACCCAAACTGGGTTATATCTTCACCTCGCTATTTATGCTAATACCACAAATGTCATCGCGTATAGGAGTAATATCAGATGCGCAAAGGAGTCGTGGAATGGAAGTAGAAGGAAACTTATTTATAAGAATAAAAGCTTTTTTGCCACTGATTTCACCAGTAATTATGAGTTCATTTACTGATATAAGAGAAAGAACAATTGCACTTGAAGTGCGTGGGTTTAGCTCTAAAACAAAGAAGACTTTTCTAAATGAGTTTGTTCCTAGCAAAGCAAATAAATCTGTTTTCATTGCATTAATTTTGGTTATGGCATCTGCAATAATATATAGGATATGTAAAATATTTTAA
- a CDS encoding ECF transporter S component, which yields MWSLKLSTAAWVLIPVAVGINYIGKMIATMLKLPLWLDCIGTCLAACLGGPIVGGLSGALNNILYGVTIDPISTVYAITQAGIGVVVGYMAYKGKMNTVKGGVLTGLAAGLCAVVISTPLNIIFWGGMTGNVWVDTAFAWAMAKDVPMWLAALISEALVDIPDKILVVLITVVLFKSLPKSLKAIYRSVDEKY from the coding sequence ATGTGGTCGTTAAAATTAAGTACGGCAGCATGGGTTTTGATACCGGTAGCCGTGGGAATTAACTACATAGGAAAAATGATTGCAACAATGTTGAAATTACCATTATGGTTGGACTGTATTGGAACATGCTTAGCGGCTTGTTTAGGAGGACCAATTGTTGGAGGTTTATCAGGCGCATTAAATAATATATTATATGGCGTAACAATAGATCCAATATCAACGGTATATGCTATTACACAAGCAGGAATTGGTGTAGTGGTAGGATATATGGCATACAAAGGAAAAATGAATACCGTTAAAGGTGGTGTTCTAACTGGTCTTGCAGCAGGATTATGTGCTGTAGTTATATCTACTCCACTAAATATTATTTTTTGGGGAGGAATGACGGGAAATGTTTGGGTAGATACAGCGTTTGCATGGGCAATGGCCAAAGATGTTCCGATGTGGCTAGCAGCATTAATATCTGAAGCGCTGGTCGATATTCCAGATAAAATTTTAGTGGTATTAATCACGGTAGTATTATTTAAGAGTCTGCCAAAGAGTTTAAAGGCAATATATCGTTCAGTCGATGAAAAGTATTAA
- a CDS encoding peptidylprolyl isomerase, which produces MDNQILATVNGKEITERDLDILLNSIGPQAQQFQGEQGRSRLVDELIAQELFYQDAIENGYENDEQYIRALDEMKNSLLKQYALNKLLGNISVDDDELISYYNENKELFNPGKKATASHILVDSEEKANEIIKEIKEGKPFEEAAREYSSCPSSQQGGSLGEFGPGSMVPEFEDATFKLEVDEISNPVKTQFGYHIIKLNDKKDGIAPEFDEVKNQVNQQYLNVKRQKIYVDKVEELKKKYPVETK; this is translated from the coding sequence ATGGATAACCAAATTTTAGCAACAGTAAATGGTAAGGAAATTACAGAGAGAGATCTGGATATACTTTTAAATTCTATAGGACCACAGGCACAACAATTTCAAGGAGAACAAGGTAGAAGTCGTCTTGTTGATGAGCTTATAGCGCAAGAACTTTTTTATCAAGATGCCATAGAAAATGGTTATGAAAATGACGAGCAGTATATTCGAGCTTTGGACGAAATGAAAAATTCTTTATTAAAACAATATGCGCTTAATAAATTATTAGGGAATATTTCTGTAGATGATGATGAATTAATATCATATTATAACGAAAATAAAGAGTTATTTAATCCTGGAAAGAAAGCAACTGCAAGCCATATTTTAGTGGATAGCGAAGAAAAAGCAAACGAGATTATTAAAGAAATCAAAGAAGGTAAGCCGTTTGAAGAAGCAGCGCGTGAATACTCTAGTTGTCCATCATCTCAACAAGGAGGAAGCCTCGGTGAATTTGGACCTGGATCTATGGTTCCAGAATTTGAAGATGCAACTTTTAAGCTTGAAGTTGATGAAATTAGCAATCCTGTAAAAACACAATTTGGTTATCACATTATTAAGTTAAATGATAAAAAAGACGGTATCGCACCAGAATTTGATGAAGTTAAAAATCAAGTTAATCAGCAATATTTAAATGTTAAACGTCAAAAAATTTATGTGGATAAAGTAGAAGAATTAAAAAAGAAATATCCGGTAGAAACTAAGTAA
- a CDS encoding SpoIIE family protein phosphatase: MERVLIKDTNRINKRIILTQVFLCICGFMFARVGIVNEFFTLGIAYLTCVYKDKRTRNWTTLFLVLGYISISISNFYVTNYLVITACIIIFRRFMDKTRIKFNIANQIVTLVGSIFVVKTFILIVTNFNITSFITIIVECFVAALLVLILTYGIDALLENKIYELTQKETVSMLFMFIVILCGMIDFYISVPIFIEIYFKDILVFMFLIAITYLGGINLGVTVSVVIGSMLTIIGYIPINLCLVYCVSVLFSGLFIPLGKIAVTLGIGLGQIVGYIIFNENIIDMPIMGAYFVAAIITMFIPPDYFGFASWFSTKREEQNEKEHLAHVQGIAVDRLVHFKEAFEKLGVSFNKEHFNTSTLNKAQVDTVIEETLNKMCDTCHLRSFCWEDDVVMMYNCSREMVYKGERNGKIVISDIPESFSNKCPSAESFASVLNYRLDITRQKIISKNKTIETKMLMSQQMEVVANSIDGIANEIENEIVFNKELERQAREALISVGIKVKDIILLEADGEFKALELYTKYCNKSDDIEFRIITSLENAIKLKLELKTHICGSPSGCYFKITKKRKFGVTAGAALCAKGKISGDVYSFMEIPNGKYLMALSDGMGSGELARTQSKITIEMLEEFMEAGLGAESSLKLINSTLVLRQENEVFSTIDVAIIDTTTGVVKILKAGAATTFVLRDHEVIAIESESLPVGIIKDAYIETHNVALESGDILIMVTDGLLSTTEDALGRQEAFKQFILDCQTKDPEQMANFLLNKSRSLLAGDYSDDMTVVVGCIYKKI, from the coding sequence ATGGAAAGAGTTTTGATCAAAGACACAAATAGAATCAATAAAAGGATTATTTTGACGCAAGTCTTTTTATGTATCTGTGGCTTTATGTTTGCACGAGTGGGTATAGTTAATGAATTCTTTACATTAGGAATAGCATATCTAACCTGTGTTTACAAAGATAAACGCACTCGAAATTGGACAACTTTATTTTTGGTCTTAGGATATATATCTATCTCTATATCAAATTTTTACGTAACAAATTATTTAGTTATTACCGCATGCATCATTATTTTTCGAAGATTTATGGATAAAACAAGAATAAAATTTAATATTGCTAACCAAATTGTTACTTTAGTAGGATCCATATTTGTGGTAAAAACTTTTATACTCATTGTAACAAATTTTAATATAACAAGCTTTATAACTATTATCGTGGAATGTTTTGTTGCGGCTCTTTTAGTTTTAATACTTACTTATGGCATAGATGCTTTACTTGAAAATAAAATTTATGAACTGACTCAAAAAGAAACTGTTAGTATGCTTTTTATGTTCATTGTAATTCTTTGCGGAATGATTGATTTTTATATTTCAGTTCCAATATTTATAGAAATTTACTTTAAAGATATATTGGTATTTATGTTTTTAATTGCCATTACATATCTTGGAGGAATCAACCTGGGAGTTACTGTGAGTGTTGTAATTGGAAGTATGCTTACTATAATTGGATATATTCCTATTAACCTTTGTTTAGTATACTGCGTCAGTGTATTATTTTCTGGGCTATTTATTCCATTGGGAAAAATTGCTGTAACCTTAGGCATTGGTTTAGGACAAATTGTTGGATATATTATTTTCAATGAAAATATTATAGATATGCCAATTATGGGAGCATATTTTGTTGCAGCAATAATTACTATGTTCATACCTCCAGATTATTTTGGCTTTGCTAGTTGGTTTAGTACCAAACGCGAAGAACAAAATGAAAAAGAGCATTTAGCACATGTTCAAGGAATTGCTGTTGATCGACTAGTACACTTTAAAGAAGCTTTTGAAAAGCTTGGAGTATCTTTTAACAAAGAACATTTCAATACATCAACACTAAATAAAGCCCAAGTTGATACAGTAATAGAAGAAACGCTGAATAAAATGTGCGATACTTGTCACCTACGCAGCTTTTGTTGGGAAGATGATGTGGTAATGATGTATAACTGCAGTAGAGAGATGGTTTATAAAGGAGAACGCAATGGCAAAATAGTCATAAGCGATATTCCAGAATCATTCAGTAATAAATGTCCCTCTGCAGAAAGTTTTGCTTCTGTGCTAAATTATCGCTTAGATATTACCAGACAAAAAATTATTTCTAAAAACAAAACAATTGAAACAAAAATGCTTATGAGCCAGCAAATGGAAGTTGTAGCCAATAGCATCGACGGAATAGCCAATGAAATAGAAAATGAAATTGTATTTAATAAAGAACTTGAACGTCAAGCACGAGAGGCATTAATATCTGTAGGTATTAAAGTTAAAGACATTATATTACTAGAAGCAGATGGTGAATTTAAAGCACTCGAACTTTATACAAAATATTGCAATAAATCTGATGACATCGAATTTAGAATTATTACCAGCTTAGAAAATGCCATCAAATTAAAACTGGAACTCAAAACACACATATGTGGTTCTCCTTCAGGCTGTTATTTCAAAATTACTAAAAAACGAAAATTTGGAGTAACAGCCGGAGCTGCACTTTGTGCGAAAGGCAAAATATCTGGTGATGTATACAGTTTTATGGAAATTCCGAATGGAAAATATCTAATGGCTTTATCTGACGGGATGGGATCTGGCGAACTTGCTAGAACTCAAAGTAAAATTACAATTGAGATGTTAGAAGAATTTATGGAAGCCGGCCTCGGAGCAGAATCTTCGTTAAAACTTATAAACTCAACATTAGTATTACGTCAAGAAAATGAAGTATTCTCCACAATAGACGTTGCCATAATTGATACCACAACTGGAGTAGTAAAAATTTTAAAAGCTGGTGCAGCAACTACATTTGTTTTGCGAGACCATGAAGTTATAGCTATAGAATCAGAAAGTCTGCCAGTTGGAATCATAAAAGATGCTTATATAGAAACTCATAATGTAGCATTAGAAAGTGGTGATATTTTAATCATGGTTACAGATGGTTTATTATCTACTACTGAAGATGCACTTGGAAGACAAGAAGCATTTAAACAATTTATTTTAGATTGTCAAACAAAAGATCCTGAGCAAATGGCAAATTTTTTGTTAAATAAAAGTCGAAGCCTTCTTGCTGGAGACTATAGTGACGATATGACTGTTGTGGTTGGCTGTATCTATAAAAAAATTTAA